A single region of the Chelmon rostratus isolate fCheRos1 chromosome 5, fCheRos1.pri, whole genome shotgun sequence genome encodes:
- the golm1 gene encoding Golgi membrane protein 1, translating to MGGLGNGRRGGRSPPLMIGALIACILVLGFNYWVSSSRNLELQTKLYELEGQVRRGAAERGVAELKKNQFQEEIQRQKEQISHIESLYKRQLEGSQNTCSQEKGALQQNISSSTKTIQELKDQLNQLNDDLGKLQKELQSCQGNIKTLNNKLTYDMTHCQSQVLSQKELCDERVAAAKLEVQKKMEKLVSPPAVSSQENAVNGALKEDGAVITVANAAKSSTVGSHTPSLSQPKDNEPSELLTNDIIVDKGSDAQVDLEPAKDLSEVESQSVPSAAAVKQDTLLPPEGTVMTEEIEAETSKLVKNNLTEEKDMELMDAHEEGTHTEDPGMEGMLIGRGKEDENPIGQKTEEPEEYDADEQVVGGVDLEKQQQSKRPENIDLEQELADYNGDDENEGEFEADKQAELAQV from the exons ATGGGTGGGCTGGGAAACGGGCGTCGTGGAGGAAGATCACCGCCTCTTATGATTGGTGCTCTAATCGCCTGTATCCTGGTTCTGGGCTTTAACTACTGGGTGTCCAGCTCCCGCAACCTGGAGCTACAG ACTAAGCTGTATGAGTTGGAAGGCCAGGTGCGGCGTGGAGCAGCCGAGCGAGGAGTAGCAGAGTTGAAGAAGAATCAGTTCCAGGAGGAGATCcagagacagaaggagcagATAAGCCACATAGAAAGCCTCTACAAGAGACAGCTGGAAGGATCTCAGAACACCTGCAGCCAAGAGAAG GGCGCACTACAGCAGAACATTTCCTCCAGTACCAAAACCATACAGGAACTCAAAG ATCAGCTGAACCAGCTAAATGATGACCTGGGGAAGCTtcagaaggagctgcagagttgcCAAGGCAACATCAAAACCCTTAACAACAAACTTACTTATGACat GACCCATTGTCAGTCCCAGGTCCTGTCCCAGAAGGAGTTGTGTGATGAGAGAGTGGCAGCTGCTAAACTTGAGGTTCAGAAGAAAATGGAGAAGCTcgtctctcctccagctgtctcCTCACAG GAAAATGCAGTTAATGGAGCATTAAAAGAGGATGGAGCAGTCATTACGGTGGCTAATGCAGCTAAGTCATCAACTGTTGGAAGCCACACACCAAGCCTCTCTCAGCCCAAAGACAATGAACCATCTGAACTCTTGACCAATGACATCATCGTGGACAAAG GGTCCGATGCCCAGGTGGACTTGGAGCCAGCGAAGGATCTCTCCGAAGTAGAGTCCCAGTCTGttccctcagctgctgcagtcaagCAGGACACTTTGCTACCACCAGAGGGCACTGTCATGACAGAGGAGATTGAGGCAGAGACCAGTAAACTTGTGAAGAATAATCTGACTGAGGAGAAAGACATGGAACTGATGGATGCTCATGAAGAGGGCACTCACACAGAAG ACCCTGGGATGGAGGGTATGCTGATTGGACGGGGAAAGGAAGATGAGAATCCTATTGGTCAGAAAACTGAGGAGCCAGAGGAATATGATGCAGACGAGCAAGTGGTGGGTGGAGTCGATCTGgagaaacaacagcagagtAAACGGCCTGAAAATATAG ACTTGGAGCAGGAGCTGGCTGACTATAATGGCGATGATGAGAATGAAGGCGAGTTTGAAGCAGACAAACAAGCCGAACTTGCTCAAGTCTAA
- the naa35 gene encoding N-alpha-acetyltransferase 35, NatC auxiliary subunit: MVMKSAVDDDDAGWGLGIPEKMKNNANWVDITLEFKGACKELNLGELLHDKLFGLFEAMSAIEMMDPKMDAGMIGNQVNRKVLNFEQAIKEGAIKVKDLSLPELIGIIDTCFCCLITWLEGHSLAQTVFTCLYVHNPDLIEEPALKAFALGILKVCDIAREKVNKAAVFEEEDFQAMTYGFKMANNVTDLRVTGMLKDVEDELQRKVKSTRSRQGEQRNPEVELEHQQCLALFNRIKFTRLLLTALITFTKKETSSVGEAQKLVAQAADLLSAIHSSIQHGIQSQNDTTKGDHPIMMGFEPLVNQRLLPPTFPRYAKIIKREDMVAYFGKLIERIKTVCDVINTTNLHGILDFFCEFSEQSPCVLSRSLLQTTFLIDNKKVFGTHLMQDMIKDALRYFVSPPVLSYKCCLFNNHQAKDYIDSFVTHCSRPFCSLIQIHGHNRARQRDKLGHILEEFATLQDEAEKVDAALHSLLMKLEPQRQHLACLGTWILYHNLRIMIQYLLSGFELELYSMHEYYYIYWYLSEFLYAWLMSTLSRADSSQMAEERILEEQLKGRSSKKTKKKKKVRPLSKEITMSQAYQNMCAGMYKTMVALDMDGKVRKPQFELDSEQVRYEHRFAPFNSVVTPPPVHYIQFKEMSDLKKYNPPPGSADLYLAASKHFQQAKLILENVPSPDPEVNRILKVAKPNIVVMKLLAGGHKKETKVLPEFDFSAHKYFPVVKII, translated from the exons ATGGTGATGAAGTCAgcagttgatgatgatgatgctggctGGGGGCTGGGCATCCCAGAAAAGATGAAGAACAATGCCAACTGGGTTGACATTACACTTGAATTCAAGGGTGCATGTAAAG AGTTGAACCTTGGAGAGCTGCTTCATGACAAACT GTTTGGACTGTTTGAGGCCATGTCAGCCATAGAGATGATGGATCCTAAGATGGATGCAGGAATGATTGGGAACCAAGTCAACAGGAAGGTGCTCAACTTTGAACAAGCTATAAAG GAAGGTGCCATTAAGGTGAAAGACCTTAGTCTTCCTGAACTCATCGGGATCATAGAcacatgtttctgctgtttg ATCACATGGCTAGAGGGCCACTCCCTGGCGCAGactgtgtttacctgtctgtaCGTCCATAACCCCGACCTGATTGAGGAGCCAGCCCTCAAAGCCTTTGCCCTGGGCATCCTGAAGGTGTGTGACATTGCACGAGAGAAAGTCAACAAGGCTGCTGTGTTCGAGGAG GAGGATTTCCAGGCCATGACATATGGCTTCAAGATGGCCAATAATGTCACAGACCTGCGGGTGACAG GTATGCTGAAAGATGTGGAGGATGAGTTGCAGAGGAAAGTTAAG AGCACACGCAGTCGACAGGGTGAGCAGCGAAACCCGGAGGTTGAGCTGGAG catcAGCAGTGTTTGGCACTTTTCAACAGAATCAAATTCACACGCCTTTTACTGACTGCACTGATCACCTTTACCAAGAAAGAg ACCAGTTCGGTGGGTGAGGCCCAGAAGCTTGTTGCTCAGGCAGCTGACCTCTTATCAGCCATTCATTCCAGTATTCAGCACGGCATCCAGTCACAGAATGACACTACTAAaggag ACCACCCCATCATGATGGGCTTTGAGCCCCTAGTAAACCAGCGACTGCTACCACCAACCTTTCCTCGCTACGCCAAGATCATTAAAAGGGAGGACATGGTGGCCTACTTCGGCAAACTCATAGAACGCATCAAGACCGTCTGCGATGTGATCAACACCACCAACCTGCATGGCATACTG GACTTCTTCTGTGAGTTCAGTGAGCAGTCTCCCTGTGTGCTCTCCAGATCTCTTCTTCAG ACAACGTTCCTGATAGATAATAAGAAAGTGTTTGGGACCCACCTGATGCAGGACATGATTAAAGATGCTCTGAGATACTTCGTCAGCCCACCTGTCCTCTCCTACAA gtgttgTCTGTTTAACAACCACCAGGCCAAGGACTACATAGACTCCTTTGTTACACACTGCTCCAGG CCATTCTGCAGTCTGATCCAGATCCACGGACATAACCGAGCTcgacagagagacaaactggGTCACATTCTTGAAGAGTTTGCCACACTGCAGGATGAG GCGGAGAAGGTGGATGCAGCCCTGCACAGCCTGCTAATGAAACTTGAGCCTCAGCGACAGCATCTAGCATGTCTCGGCACCTGGATCCTCTACCATAACCTGAGGATCATGATCCAGTACCTGCTGAGCGGCTTTGAACTGGAGCTGTACAGCATGCACGAGTACTACTACATCTACTG GTACCTGTCAGAGTTCCTGTACGCATGGCTGATGTCCACTCTGAGCAGAGCCGACTCCTCTCAGATGGCAGAGGAGCGGAttctggaggagcagctgaaaggACGCAGCAGCAAAaagaccaagaagaagaaaaaag TTCGTCCTCTCAGCAAGGAAATTACCATGAGTCAAGCATACCAGAACATGTGTGCTGGCATGTACAAG acGATGGTAGCCTTGGATATGGACGGGAAGGTGCGGAAGCCCCAGTTTGAGTTGGACAGCGAGCAGGTTCGCTATGAGCATCGCTTCGCCCCCTTCAACAGTGTGGTCACACCCCCACCTGTGCACTACATCCAGTTCAAG GAGATGTCTGATCTGAAGAAGTACAATCCTCCACCAGGCTCCGCTGACCTCTACCTGGCAGCCAGCAAACACTTCCAGCAGGCCAAGCTCATCCTAGAAAATGTGCCCAGCCCAGACCCTGAG GTGAATCGTATACTGAAGGTGGCCAAGCCCAATATTGTAGTCATGAAGCTCCTGGCCGGAGGGCACAAGAAGGAGACCAAG GTGCTCCCAGAATTTGACTTCTCAGCTCACAAGTATTTTCCTGTGGTCAAGATTATCTGA
- the LOC121607211 gene encoding kallikrein-8-like, with amino-acid sequence MKTLCVVLVLVLAGAASGAIEKRVIGGKSCGTDRQYHVEIETVQGGNLCGGSLLNTRWVITASHCAQQLVTLKLGLNVEKSFFSKFKSFFKSSPKENKQDIKTAQQFTFKDEEERSHDIMLIKLNEDVSPKLPQIKLPPVGCTRPEPSQQVEIGGWGARKADIKSKKPRHLGCASTNIIACTDNDKPDSKYHSDEATTMCAFKPGVDICFGDPGSAVEYNSLLYGIIVNNPVDDCDKRTVMLDICHYREWIDKTMQENS; translated from the exons ATGAAGACACTCTGCGTTGTCCTCGTTTTGGTGCTCGCTG GTGCTGCATCAGGGGCCATTGAGAAGAGGGTTATCGGGGGTAAGTCCTGTGGCACGGACAGGCAGTACCATGTGGAGATCGAGACTGTCCAGGGGGGCAACTTGTGTGGAGGCTCACTTCTCAACACCCGCTGGGTCATCACTGCTTCTCACTGCGCGCAACA GCTTGTGACTCTGAAGCTTGGCTTAAACGTGGAAAAGTcgtttttttcaaaatttaaGTCTTTCTTCAAATCGTCAcccaaagaaaacaagcaagacATTAAAACCGCCCAACAGTTTACCTTCAAAGATGAGGAAGAGCGGTCCCACGACATCATGCTCATAAAACTGAATGAGGATGTGTCTCCTAAACTCCCCCAAATCAAGCTTCCTCCTGTTGGGTGCACCAGACCAGAGCCGAGTCAGCAGGTCGAGATTGGAGGCTGGGGAGCCAGGAAGGCCGACATCAAAA GCAAAAAGCCACGGCACTTGGGGTGTGCCAGCACAAATATTATCGCATGTACTGATAACGACAAACCTGACAGCAAATACCACAGTGATGAAGCTACCACCATGTGTGCCTTTAAGCCCGGCGTGGACATCTGCTTT ggcGATCCCGGCTCAGCTGTGGAGTACAACAGTCTCTTATATGGGATTATTGTCAACAACCCTGTAGATGATTGTGACAAGAGGACTGTCATGCTGGATATCTGTCACTACAGGGAGTGGATTGATAAAACCATGCAGGAAAATTCCTGA